The genomic window aaagatagagaattttttgtttaaagtATTGATAaacattgttaattattaattattctttattaaaaactcAACGTGGATGCGATTTCGTTTTTCgaggaaagcaaaaaagaaaaaaaaaaaaaaaaagaaaaaaaaggaattgaaaagaatatattcaaaaatttttttcatttttaaaatatcgatatcacATAGATTTCGTTGtcaaacgataatagcaaagTCCTTCATTATGAGATTGATCTAAGCCTAATTAACGATAAGTTCtatcttttaaaatacaataaaacgAATGTCTCGTTATTAATCTGTTAAAACTGTGTTTATATTAATCGTATAACACTCGTCACGAAGAGATcgctgatttcttttttttttttttttttttttttttttttttgcgttatAACCGTCATGcgatatagaaagaagaaaaaaaaattatctcatGCCAGTtgtatcaaaattttaatgaaattttaatttacgtttgtttagaattatttctgtttattaaaaaatttaccaaGAACAatcttaaagaataaaatccatatatatatatatatatatatatatatatatatttatttatttatttataaattcatagataaataaatagtaacgAATATACATAAAGAACAATTGATCTTGTCGatgttttgttaaaaataaatagaattttgttaaaaatttatgtcCCCAAAAAtccataaattatttcattaaatatatatatatatatataaaaatacgtatTAGACTTACGTGTATTCCTATTAGCCATTTTGTTAAGAATCCTGATACGTGTCTTCAAtaatgagataaataaattaaagatttgcttttctttttttttctttttttttttgctctttcctCTTCGATGCGAATACgcacaaatacatacacaccaATACACACCAacagagacacacacacacacacacacacaaacactcTTTCTCGATTGTTTTTCAAAGCAAATGTCGATGcctaatatatacacacacttcGAAATCCAAGATTGAAATGAACAGACAAATCACAGTTTGCGACTGTTGATTTgcctgaaaagaaaaacaaaacaacaatGGTGACTctcttgtaatatattaactgAAGGACTTTTACgtgtgataattaaaattaaaaattttctatatagaatatatcaatgagaattaaattaaattaaattaaatcgaaatatctattataaatctTGTTCTATAGTATTTTGGTtcttaggtttttttttttcttttttctgtttcttttttttttttttttttgtatttcataaatccgcaatattttcatttaaaacatttattttcattcttcattcattttcattatttttaagaatatttacttccgatttttattcttacgtTCTCCTTGGTCATagttcaaaacaaaaaaagagagaaggaagtaatgaggtatagagagagagagagagagagacagagagagaaacagagagacagagagagaaagacagacagacagagagagagagagagagagagagagagagagagagagagagagagagagagagagagagacgaaattCTATGGAGAGATTAAAGGATGAGCTTTGTTGTCATTTTAGCATTTCGAGCTTACGTATTCCAGTTGATTTACGTCAGAACATGTTGTTGCATCTTTAGTGATTCCATTAAAattcgttcctctctctctctctctctctttcattctctcatcATACTACCAGTTTCCTATAACAACTGATCGTTTAATCTCTCTGTTAATCTCCTTCATGCGGTAATGCCATGAATAATACAATCAGAGACAAGTAGACAAGTAGAACATTGTAGTAATCCGTTTCGTTATTTgtcaaaagtaataatatcatGTATCTCGTATTTGtcaatttgtttgtttcttttcttttttttttttctttttttttttttttggatgaTCTTTCAgtaatcgaaataattgatCATGCCACCgtatttatagattattatttctccaTTTGTTGATTGAATGAACGTGTAAAACtctgtgaaataaaataaggaaaatacgTCTTGACGTTTAACAAtgcaaaaatttttctttatattttattattataattatcattattataattatcattattcataataataatgttattattattatcatcatcatcaacatcatcatcatcatcatcattgtcatcgtcatcatcattatcatcatcagtGCTAGATcgtattaatatcatattattttataacaattatatcaatcgatgagaaattgatttttcttcttcttcttctttcttttctatttttttgtttcctctctctttttaacaatttataaacgTTGTTTCGAAAAAGTCAATTAGGCTGTGTTGTTCCTGATAcaaaaattcttcgaaaaattataaaatatatatatatacaatcggCACACCGTGTTAGACAAATTTTCACGTAGTgatcttttacatttaaattcaaatatgtattatgttgtacaattattatatgctATAatgaattgtaataatatttaaaaaaataatacttaagAGGTTATTAAACCCTTTTGGCACTTGGTTCCAATTTTTATCCTTGCATTGTTATTTGATCGAATATCAttcctattaattattttcttattatattttattatttaaatgtgtgTGACGTTAAGCGTAAcccaaattataaaaatatccttattgtaagaataattttattaaattttttggcTTATAAACACCAACTTCCGTAATTATCCCTGTGATAAGACTTGCAGGAGTTATATCGAATGCCGGATTCCAACATTGTATACCAGATGCCGCAACACGTTGATCGTTTACATGTGTCATTTCTCTTTCAGGTCTCTCTTCGATAACAATATGATCGCCACTAGGTATTGCAAAATCAATTGATGTTCGTGGAGCGGCTACATAAAATGGAACGTTATGATATTTTGCTATAATTGAAATCtgcaaatgaattttaatatattaattcgtatgttgataaaatgacaaattgtaaaaaatgggggaagaaaaaaaaaaattaattcgtgatattaatccaaaaaaaaaaaaaaaacaaaaaagtataataacgttaataaatttctaatcgattaatattctTACTTGATACGTTCCTATTTTATTGGCTGTATCACCATTTGCAGCTACACGATCAGCACCAACGACCACTGCTGTGATATTTCTTGATTTCATCAATGCTGCTACCATATTGTCACATATTAAAGTACCTGGTATTTTGTCATTTACCAATTCATAGGCAGTCAAACGAGCACCTTGATTGTACGGCCTTGTTTCGGTACAATAGACATGTTCTAcgaataagatttttaattctttacattgaatatatttcatcaataataataacaaatatataaggataaaataaacttACCAAGAACATTTCTTGCTTGTAAAGATCTAATTACGCCTAAAGCTGTACCATATCCAGCAGTTGCCAAGCTACCAGTATTACAATGCGTTAATATTCTAACTAAAGAATCCTCAttgacatttttcaatatctctAATGCACCATAATTTCCAATAGCTTTATTATCAGCAATGTCCCTTTGTAACATAGAATCTATAGTATGTAAGAATCTGTAATAgattttatcaatgaatatgaaatatttctttttctttttctctctctttctttttctctttaaaaacgtgtgttaacaaaattaatttcatgaaAACAATCAACTTACTGTTCTTTCATTTGTTCTACGGTAACAGTATCATCTTCTGTGAGTTTATTGATTAAACCGATAAGCTCCTCAGCTGCTATCTTGATATTAACAGCAGTAGGACGTGCCGATGcgagataatttaattttccttcgacTTCTTGACGTAATGATTTCTTGTCTATAAAATCTTCATTCCTAACCTCCGTTGATAGACTAAGACAACCAACAATAGCGATGGCTGGTGCACCCCTAAcctaaaaaaaagacaaataatataataatattattaggttattaaaatatttaacgtgaaacataatattgtttaatttgttTGCGTAAAAAGTGTGAAAtaagacaaaagaaagaaagaaagaaagaaagaaagaaaggaaggtagaaaaataattgaagagaaaaaggaatcaaaaatgaaagaaaaggaaaagaaaaagaaaaagaaaagaaagaaaggaaaaaagaaagaaagaaaatacacgCGAGATAGCATATGAAAAAGcatatcatttaattacattgattATACGTTGTACGATGATAACATATGCaaacattgtaaaaatatatacgtagatatgtatgtatgtatgtatgtatgtatggaatattgataatatcaatttttcattcgtaattatatgaatataatatcataaaaatggaCAACAATATGGTctcgatttatattttcatattttattaatgaaatgacGAAAAGATAGagcatataaatgtataataataaaaataataaagagaaaatgataaaaaaaaaaaagaagaaaatataggaCAACGTGTaagaatattttcgttatatatatatatatatgtatatcgaaaaaaaaatcgtaaaaatttaacCGTCAAATTTGAAACGTGCTCTCtaaatttacatatgtacgtacgtacatacgtatgtacctaCATACCTGCATTTTATTGATGACCTTCCAGCCATCCTCTACGCCCTTGACAACAATGTATTTAGAAACTGCTGGTAATAAAACTTGATCGAGAACTTCCAACTTTCCATCTTTCCACTTGATCGCCTGTAAGGTCATCGCAAGAAAACGATAAGGGAGACACGTTTACGGAGCCAACGAGTAAAGACAGCCGATCCGATGGATTTTATGAATGAAACGCAGCCGGCCGGCTGCCTGCCCGTCTTGCTggcccctctctctctctctctctctctctctctctctctttctttctttctttactacTAGAGCGCGTCACGAGATTGGCCATTGACGGTGCTGCCATCTTACGGCGGCTATTACGAACTAGACTTTTAAATTACAAAGGAAACAAAATGTTTATCGCATAAGTaaacttaataattaatttacgtaatgttattaataattatcgtaagGAAATATTGTAATTCGTCTTGgaaaattatagaaagaaaaaaaatatatgtatatatatatatatatatattagatacttttattaataccgtcatatatatatatatatatatatatatatatatatatatatatatatgtatatatatttatattatattatattatatttaatatataattatattattttaatattatattatatataatattaaaatcaagtATACTCTATATGACACCgtcttcaagaaaaaaaaaagaaaagaaagaaagaaaaaaaaaaaaaaatcaagaaaggaaaaaaagaacaaggttcataaaatcaataagtctcaaaaataaaaaaaagaaagaaaaaaagaaaaccaaaaaagtGTAATATCAAAGTGTAAGGAAATAGTGCATAGGAAAGATTTAATGCGACGTTAAAgacttaattaatttttcttattgagCTTTCGTGGTGGTTGTGGGAGGGGACGAGGAGGGGAAATTAAATGAACCAGGAGTATCAGTTTTTAAACGTTAATTTTTCTACAATCCCAGACATTTACATTCGTTGGCTATTCGTTAAACTAACTCCTAGTTATTTCAACTaccgaataaaattttctttcattttacctGTGCTCGTccattaaacattaaaaaaggtataacttttcaaaatgaaagaggATTTGTTTACAAGAACTCGTTAACATCGTTAACATGAACGCTTAAAcgtttaaatgaaagaatcaCAAGTAATATGAGTAGTTAGTTCTCGTTacttaaacattttctttccttcctatcTTTATCACTATCTTTTCACGTTACACCATCTCCCTCATTTTTCACATTCCCCTACCCCGTGCCCTTCTCaaccccccccctcccccccaccCACCCCCCGCTCTACCAAACCTTTCAATTTTCTATCAAGAGTTTAATAATAGTAcgttcgtttttattcttttaatttctttttaatcattttcttttctccctttttctttttcctctatttAAATCCTTTATCCCCTTTAtctcccatttttttttgtctcacttttatttttatttttttttctcacttttataTACTACAACATTATAGATCCACGTTAtacaattatcgttaataattaacgCATATAATTCGGATAATTAAAATAGGATCACGAAAGGGtgattcgttaaaatttttcgatttcaaaatcaatcattatataataatatatatatatatatatatattattattattattatataattataatcgtgaaataattcgaattaacAAGTAAGTcgttatatatgattttatcatattattcagataatattgtatttcatATTGATGAGGCAAATATGatgctaatttttttttttgttttttttttttgtttttgtacaaccagaaaagagagaaatgacaCGAGACTCGAAAGGATTAAGTAAAATTCTACTTCAATCACTACTATTCTCAGCGggatcctttttttccttcaaaggaatataaatcaacagccattttttctctctctctctctctttatctatttctatttcattctccttctttcttttctctctatctctctatctctctctccatctttctatctctgttcTTATGAGGAAGAATTTGCAATCAGTATACCCTCAATATCCTTTacatctcgaaaaaaaaaaaaaaaaaatatatatatatatatatatatatatatatgtataaatcatTCCTCCCTTACTGTAAttacaattttctcttttttttttttttcttttattttttctttctttctttttatctacgtcttctttctctctttttatcaacaCAATTTTTATCTCAAATTATAATCTCTATTCGCGActcaataacgattattcatgtataaatatattatatatacatatatatatattattattattattattttgttgttagattatttattattaaagacaattaatattaaagaggcatatatattattattattattattattattattattattattattattattattattatcattattataatataaatatattatttgtattttgtatacatagaaagatatatacatacatacataaatacaggtatacatatcgatcgatcaatctcGAAAGACAATTCTCATACACTgtatttcgttttttaaattctgttttttatttttttttattttatttattttttatttattttatcctctctttttctttctttttttttcctttttttttcctttttttttttttttttatgtatacacTTACACAATCATCACTGTAACGTTCATATCTTAATCGAGAGGGTGCCTCTGATTAAtggctttcttttttctttttttttttttttttttttcttctctttaattattataagtagCTCATTGTTAGAATAATACTATTGAAAAATGTCGGAGTAAACGGGGaattaggaaagaaaaggCGTTTTATtacgaagaatgaaaaatgtttgatGTTCGTTTAATTCTCAAATTATACCGACTACAAcgacgttttctttctctttttaaattgtCCTTTGCCTTTTGttattctcgatttttttttcttttcctctgttttttttttttttttttcttttttttctcttactattAACTAACCATCATCCCCACTCGAACGAagttgaataaaaattctgcGCTTTGTTCACTCTGTTCCGtcgtttatccttttttcatttttttatatttaattcttctttatacatacacacacacatatatatatatatatatatatatatatatatatattttttgtttaatttcttttttttttttttctatcagaTACTTAGATCCTTTGTCGAACAAATGATTAACATTAAAAGGgatttcattctttatctttacctCTGCATCTCAGtaagatcatttatttttttttttatttcctttttttcatttcttaatcCTTCGTtggaaatatgtatatgttggTATCTACgtcatatatttacatagattttaataaaagaaaatacgagaaatgagagagagagagagagagagagagagagagagagagagaaagagaaagagcattgttaaattttttataacgttaCAAGGATATGGTAGAATTAACAGGGACGAGATTTACGTTTAGTCTCTCGTTTGAAAGAGGGTTGGACTTGGGGGTTTGGAATTGGAGTTAAAGGGAGGGATGATTCCATGATCATAACGATATGAATTTatgttgtataaaaaaaaaatcttttttcatttttacatccccgattaattgaattttatcatttttagttttttacatttcatatGATCacattgtgtatatatatatatatatatatatatatatatatatatatattattttattttgttatttgcgATTATAATCGAATTTGGCCAATGTATTTCTCGATTCATCGTTTGCATGAACAATTCGAATGGTtagaagaacgataaaaaaataatatatatatatatatatatgtgtgtgtgtgtgtgtgtgtgtgtgtatataattgatttatttaaaatgagaatctccaaacaaaagaagaaaaaaaaaaggaaggaaggaaaaaagaaaagatataataatcagCCTTGAAACCACAAATttgtaaatgaaatgaaacgataacattttaaatacgtaaatgataaaacattttttttttttttttttttttttttttttttttttttttttttttttttttgtcagatCGTTTTTGTAACGCGTGTAATTTAAAGTTACATCGTCGTTCGTAAAAGATTTACACGGTTTAGTGTCGAGAAAATAAGgattttaaaaaaacaaagaaaaagaaagaaagaaagagaaaggaacaaaaaaaaaaaaaaagaaataaggaaaaaaaggagaagaaaaaaaaaagagaacaaaataaaaagctaAAGAAGCTTTTGCTTCCTTTCGATTAACTTGATATTAATCAATCTATATGTCTCTGTtaattcaattctttttctttaaatatatatttttcctttttttcaaacaaCAAATGGATTCATTCGTATCATTCAATGTATAAGTAGCTCActtagatataaatttatgaattatttataattatattagactttactcaacatatatatatatatatatatatatatatatatatatatatatatatatatttatttgtcaataataatggatagtaaaagtttcaaaaaatatttttgttctttatacTTCTTTTGTACGACTTTTGCAAGTACGTATTTCGGAATAGAGAAAACgtgtttttcgtttctctctctctctctctctctctctctctctgtctttctctttttccttcgtataATGCCTTATATACGGTCCATTTTATAGGCTAATATTTGCGCAAGTTAAGTAGCCTAAACTTTTCCTCGATCGTAAAGATCAatcatagaaaatttcatctggaacgaagaagaataataagagttattaaagaaattattaaaatccaAATTAAGACATATGATtgttataaaagaattttaattagaacGCAAAATACATTTCTAACGACGAATTCgaatatttgcaaaaaaaaaaaaaaagagaaaaaaaaaaagaaaaggaataaagaaaataaaataaaataaaataataataataataataataataataataataataaatacatggAATACAGTAGCATGACGAAGTAACCagttcgaatttttatttctacgataTTTTTGTTGACGAATCTTTGAAAAAAGTTAGAATCAATAGCAAAAGATTCCGATACTTTTCGGAATATCGATGATAGCATAGAACTTGCCGTccatacgaatatataaaaatgaagaaataaaaatatcggaaTTCTCGGGTTTATTCTTTTGCACTGGATACTACATTTTATCTCTACAATTTCAGGATATTGAGAGAATGGCTGTAACATGTAAAACGCATACAAGGTAAAACAGATCCGgtgatatatttctataacgATTCAATTCGTTAGTATTCAATATCATACAATTGTGCTTttgttatattcatatatctatatattataaacgaagAAGACTTTTTTGTgtatcaatgatattattcgTCTTCTAtattcttccatttcttcttcatcttttttttttttttttttttttttttttttcattcttttatcttttttttcttttcattttttgttaataaaataattctttcaacatatatatatatatatatatatatatatatatatatatgtatcgataagaggatttttttctatctccttttataattatttttttcccctctttttttttctctcgttttttaattgtttttttttttataaatatattgacaCCGATACAAAAGGTATGCGACATtaattctatctctctttattgtTTACGAGTACGTGACACTTcgtgaatgtatatatatatatatatatatatatatatgtgtgtgtgtgtgtgtgtgtgtgtatcgttttctttttctttattttaatatcgtacACCTCTCTCCTATAAAATTTCGCTTCGTTATCGTaccaattgaaaataatatatcgaacggagttaatgataaaacattcataatatttttttttttttttttttttttttttttttttatcctttttatctaataataataccataCAGATTTGTTTTACAAAcgtaataacattatttttattcttttacagAATACCATATGAAAGAGATTATATTAGACGTatccatttaaatatataataacagataattgataataattcattataatgtatcttaccatttttatttgtttatttattcatttatttatttatactcgTACCTGtgttaattatttgattaataaattatctgcCACGAATTAAAGCGTTCACCGCCATTAAAGGGATGACCTGGGTTGAGAATGGATGGGAATGAGGTGATCTAGGGTGACAgacaaatcaattattaattaatccaaTTGACAATAGTATAGTTAACaatgcaatattttatttcttacatcATTACTTTACATTTATTCCCTTTTTAATCTCGAAATTATAGAGAGTTGTAAATCTGTCTAAATGGAATTGATAggatatgaatattttcaagagacATTAAAGAAATCGTCATTATTTAAGGCAATGATAATATTtgtgtttgattttttttttcttttttttttttctgttatttattttcttttgaaatttaatttctgaAGATTAAGGATAAAATTAGGATAAAATGATCGAGACAGTGCGTTTACACAAATTCATATTcactttaattaaatatatctatgtacattgTTAGGTACATTACATTGTATGTTTGcgtatgtgtctgtgtgtctgtgtgtgtgtgtttgtttctttgtatgtatatttatttatttatttatttatttatttatttatttatttatttatttatttatttaccacGTAATAATAACTGTACAACAGTAGCACTTTCAATACTGTTTCACAAAAATACATCGCATATAAACGAGTGTAATCGAGTTTATACGCTAAACGCTGTCGGCCATTAATTCGCTACGAGATTAGAGAGGGATACCTAAAGTAAACCtggattttttcttatttttttttttttttcttctttttctttttttcgtttcgaaatcgtacaatcatattttattttcttcattaccAACTCGTAGAAATCTTTTTCGCGTTCtctcaatttttgttttttttttttttttcttttgcgtgtttttattattttttttttttccccctttttctttcatcctttttctttttgccttctttccttctttttcgacGTAGTAAaggtataattatttatttatttatttatttatttattaattaatgtaaattattattattaatgttattatcattatgtacAAAAATTCATGATTTAAGCTTATAAGCCGCGCGCGCAGTGTCGGATCAAGAATTTAAAATTAGGCGAGTGCCAcgagaaaatacatattttcgcccccatataattttttttttttatatacttatacacacacacacacacacacacacacacacatatatatatatatatatatatatatatattgttatttctcctttgtattaatatttttttttttcttttctttttttacttttttcgttttcgtcttAAGTACCATCGAGAGAGATGAGATTGACACCTTTAAtaggaatatttataaacataattacaTCGATTATGAAATAGGTGGTATTCGAATATTTAACCAGGTTGtattgtttgtgtgtgtatttttgtgtatttgtatgtacGCACGtgtgttttgttttctttcattctttcgattaaaagataaacaatTCGAGATGTTCGTCGATTTCGAGCTTTCCCGAGAGACATTTGCAattaccttttatttttatttttttgtttatttatctatttttttttctttttcatttatttatttatttatttatttcttctttttttttttttttttctttttttactatccAATCGAACTTTGATATTCTCTTGAAAAAATTGACTTTCGTAACTTTCgtcccttttttattatttttttatttttttttttttttcttagggATCatcctttcgttcctttttttcttttttcctattcctACGAAAACGCAAAAGTAAAATTTGCATTTCCCCGGATATTCCATCCTTTTTTATCCGTTtgaaaaaggacgaagaaaaggaaaaaagaagaaaaaaagaaaaaagaagaaaaaaaaaaagaataattatcgagataataaacaaagagaagagcgttaatcattttatctatctattcggCTAAGCTCAAAATCTCTGTTCTTACGTTTAAAAACATCGTTCTTATCAcacattatttaattaataatcttgaCGTTATCGTTGTGGATGCATCggactctttttttttttttttttttttttttttttcttttcattccttttttttttttttttttactttccttaaACGACGCTGCATCTTCCCGACAAATATTCgctgtatttatatttgtttatgtatatatctgtttgcgcacatacgtacgtacgtatatgcattcatttatttatttatttatttatttatttatagtatttaatatttacacgtATAGAGTATTCTCGTGGAACAAATGAAGGAACATTTTGGTATTGTGGgtttaatataattcgttGAGAGTTTATCGGTGAATCCGATGCAAATGTGTTAAACGCGCCGAACTGTTCAATTACGAAATCCTTCAGGAACTGTGAATGAAACAATCGATCTTTCATAAGAAAAATCGTTTGCCATATCTTTATCAAgatccttatctttttctctgtatgtctctct from Vespa velutina chromosome 18, iVesVel2.1, whole genome shotgun sequence includes these protein-coding regions:
- the LOC124955431 gene encoding methylthioribose-1-phosphate isomerase — protein: MTLQAIKWKDGKLEVLDQVLLPAVSKYIVVKGVEDGWKVINKMQVRGAPAIAIVGCLSLSTEVRNEDFIDKKSLRQEVEGKLNYLASARPTAVNIKIAAEELIGLINKLTEDDTVTVEQMKEQFLHTIDSMLQRDIADNKAIGNYGALEILKNVNEDSLVRILTHCNTGSLATAGYGTALGVIRSLQARNVLEHVYCTETRPYNQGARLTAYELVNDKIPGTLICDNMVAALMKSRNITAVVVGADRVAANGDTANKIGTYQISIIAKYHNVPFYVAAPRTSIDFAIPSGDHIVIEERPEREMTHVNDQRVAASGIQCWNPAFDITPASLITGIITEVGVYKPKNLIKLFLQ